The nucleotide sequence GATTTCGATGATGAGGGGCATATCAAGGGTTATGCCTTCGATGTGCATGGTGGATTTTCCGCGTTTTCCAAAACCGTCCACGCCCGTCCAAACCGTGGCACCCGCGATGCCTGCTTTATGCAGCAACTCCAAAACTAGATTTTCTAGGCGTTTGCCGTATA is from Candidatus Bathyarchaeota archaeon and encodes:
- a CDS encoding DUF190 domain-containing protein, with product MKMKMWNLTIRIKKNDRIYGKRLENLVLELLHKAGIAGATVWTGVDGFGKRGKSTMHIEGITLDMPLIIEIIDLQEKLEPLLPQLKQLIGDDGIVTINETYII